A DNA window from Sphaeramia orbicularis chromosome 22, fSphaOr1.1, whole genome shotgun sequence contains the following coding sequences:
- the pcnx1 gene encoding pecanex-like protein 1 isoform X1: MGSQTLQILRQGVWASVTGGWYYDPDQNTFVNALHLYIWLFLLCFPFTLYMALPPTMVIVGIYCGVIAAMFLLLKTVNYRLHHALDEGEVVEKAKESQGSRGGTEGTNDGGVTRREDSNGPGDPGGGIEMADFIRQETPPVDCSSRNSYIGMESNQQIASTHGRATVAKGDAGKTTDDISLTLVESCSHDHDLLSDTKMYCLVPNDSFASLQPSTSLCPSEVSREPADLCNSAAYHFSLSHSSCDTEGASHPSMQCQNFRKEIRSRGLPRTSSSAGSAFPDPCLPDFGLYPPPRRGGLDPVCELETARPHRAGVCDREGAGRLYQQEQAVASTSGIDCYRHKESRRVARSASREAGEGSSGLYQVEVGGGGKGSGGGGKSQRGERSADSLRSLSTRSSGSTESYCSGTDRDTNSTVSSFHSEQTSSTHVESLLSLSGDERVRDRGDAVSVPADGRTCSLGNISSRGLSNLPSREANKNPHANELTAKQPAEIPSSATQELVDPGTCQEEPGIRTSADGSTEVAVTEQEQGQVKDSGQPKSANLVQRTSSLSTGRSGRRRNGKKRASSFDASRHRDYISLRGMAKPCSAVFTGGGEEDSSDQSELSCASSLHSTHHLSTDSSSSTTSRSCHSPEGRYRALKAKHTAANAASSSSTVKTATGSEAGVISGGKRRSSRRTPSTGSAKTHARVLSLDSGTAACLNDPSRLGAPAGPRPLTTSKSDLEAKEGEVLDAASLLGRASQLESVTRSRNSLPNQAAFAEPQDATAASLRAPGSEETVIFRRERSTFRRQAVRRRHNAGSNPTPPTSLIGSPLSLQEALSQASQPSASQVKSQPSRTPSQVTVLSTSTSLLARNGSTHLEGSQDKASTVGTTSLQDDFGKITPSLYEAGGCDMSLVNFEPATRRASNNVWDTDSHLSSSTSVRFYPHDLIRLNRLLTMDPELLEQQDGDLSPELQDAPLGQEDTANNPAVGKARHYYRLWLLPYLWVGLHFDRLTLLALFDRNREVLENVLAVLLAVLVAFLGSVLLVHGFFTDIWVLQFCLVIASCQYSLLKSVQPDSSSPRHGHNRIIAYSRPVYFCLCCGLIWLLHYSSLRTTSSRFTLYGVALTSSLVLASARDLVIVFTLCFPIIFFVGLLPQVNTFVMYLFEQLDIHVFGGNASTSLLSALYSILRSIVTVTLLYGFCYGALKETWEPHHIPVLFSVFCGLLVAVSYHLSRQSSDPSVLISLIQSKILPNLKDKNPEDPLSEVQDPLPDKLRASVNERLQSDLIVCVVIAVLYFAIHVSTVFIALQPFLSYVLYALLGTVGLLTHYLLPQVRKQLPWYCFSHPLLKTKEYYQFEVRDAAHVMWFEKLHVWLLFVEKNVLYPLVILNELSGSARELASPKKLDTEVGALMITVAGLKLLRSSYSSPTYQYVTILFTVLFFTFDYRHLSETLLLDLFLMSIVFSKMWELFYKLHFVYTYIAPWQITWGSAFHAFAQPFAVPHSAMLFVQAIVSAVFSTPLNPFLGSAIFITSYVRPVKFWERDYNTKRVDHSNTRLAHQLDRNPGSDDNNLNSIFYEHLTRSLQHSLCGDLLLGRWGNFSTGDCFILASDYLNALVHLIEIGNGLVTFQLRGLEFRGTYCQQREVEAITEGVEEDEGCCCCEPGHLPHILSFNAAFGQRWLAWEVLVTKYVLEGYSITDNSAASMLQVFDLRRILTTYYVKGIIYYVIASPKLEEWLANETMKDGLRGCSERNYVDLDPTFNPNIDEDYDHRLAGISRDSFCGVYLGWIQYCNSRRAKPLDSEKDSALVLLCFGLCVLGRRALGTAAHHMSSNLESFLYGLHALFKGDFRISSVRDEWIFADMELLRKVVVPGIRMSLKLHQDHFTSPDEYDEPAVLFEAISSHQQNLVIAHEGDPAWRSAVLSNSPSLLALRHVLDEGTNEYKIIMLNRRYLSFRVIKVNKECVRGLWAGQQQELVFLRNRNPERGSIQNAKQALRNMINSSCDQPIGYPIYVSPLTTSYCNSHPQLGHILGGPISIGNIRNFVVSTWHRLRKGCGAGCNSGGNIEDSDAGGLSCGSVNGTAGDSQQSSVSQGGNSGPTHPHSYPPHPLGTSQSSQSVQSGLVRHSPARASVASQSSSYRYSSSRHSSLRTSTTGLEPCRRSSTSQLSLRALPTTLQLRLGSTSDPTGPSASLSSHSIPPCKRHTLVGLLGNDGLCSTVTDPLSQHHHHHHHPQQHNPIISTVRRDDISYRVQIVDVSQVLENINLSKRKELQWPDETMRLRAGRTCWRDWSPLEGMEGHVIHRWVPCSRDPANRSHIDKTILLVQVDDKLVPVIETGVIELGAEV; this comes from the exons GGATCCTGGAGGGGGTATTGAGATGGCAGACTTCATCAGGCAAGAGACTCCACCAGTGGACTGCAGTTCAAGGAACTCCTACATCGGCATGGAGTCTAACCAGCAG atTGCATCCACCCATGGAAGAGCAACAGTAGCCAAAG GAGATGCTGGAAAGACTACAGATGACATTAGTTTGACTCTTGTTGAGAGCTGCAGCCATGATCATG ATCTGTTGTCAGACACAAAGATGTACTGCCTTGTTCCCAACGACTCCTTCGCCTCCCTCCAGCCCTCAACCTCCTTGTGTCCTTCAGAAGTGTCCAGGGAGCCTGCTGATCTCTGTAACTCTGCTGCTTATCACTTCAGCCTGTCACATTCCTCCTGTGACACGGAAGGGGCTTCTCATCCATCCATGCAATGTCAGAATTTTAGGAAGGAGATTCGATCTCGGGGCCTGCCTCGGACTTCTAGCTCAGCAGGTTCTGCTTTCCCTGACCCATGTCTGCCAGATTTTGGTCTGTACCCACCACCACGGAGAGGTGGCCTTGACCCTGTGTGTGAGCTTGAGACTGCAAGACCGCACAGAGCAGGGGTATGTGACAGAGAAGGAGCCGGGAGACTTTACCAGCAGGAGCAGGCTGTGGCTTCAACCTCGGGAATAGATTGTTATAGGCACAAAGAATCCCGCAGAGTGGCTCGCTCAGCCTCTAGGGAGGCAGGGGAAGGTAGTTCAGGTCTATATCAGGTGGAAGTGGGTGGTGGTGGAAAAGGCTCTGGTGGAGGAGGGAAGTCCCAGAGAGGGGAGCGTAGTGCTGATAGCCTAAGGAGCCTAAGTACTCGCAGCAGTGGCTCCACTGAGAGCTACTGCAGTGGCACTGACAGGGACACCAACAGCACCGTCAGCAGCTTCCACTCTGAACAGACTAGCTCAACACATGTGGAGAGCCTGCTTTCTCTTTCAGGGGATGAGCGTGTACGGGACAGAGGAGATGCAGTGTCTGTCCCAGCAGACGGTAGGACTTGTAGCCTTGGTAATATTAGCTCGCGAGGTCTCAGTAACCTACCTTCCAGGGAGGCCAATAAAAACCCTCACGCTAATGAACTGACTGCTAAACAGCCTGCAGAAATACCATCCTCTGCAACCCAAGAGCTTGTGGACCCTGGCACGTGTCAGGAGGAGCCTGGAATCAGGACCAGTGCTGATGGCTCCACTGAGGTGGCTGTTACAGAGCAGGAGCAGGGGCAGGTGAAAGACAGCGGTCAACCAAAGTCAGCAAACCTTGTTCAAAGGACTTCCTCTCTGTCAACGGGGCGCAGCGGGCGCCGGAGGAACGGCAAAAAGAGGGCCAGCAGCTTTGATGCCAGCCGTCACCGGGACTACATTTCATTGCGAGGCATGGCCAAGCCTTGCAGTGCTGTGTTTACTGGGGGTGGAGAGGAAGACTCCAGTGATCAGAGTGAACTCAGCTGCGCCTCCAGTCTCCACTCCACCCACCACCTAAGCACAGATAGCTCCTCCAGTACCACCTCTCGCTCCTGCCACTCACCAGAAGGCCGCTATAGGGCTCTGAAAGCCAAGCACACTGCAGCAAAtgcagcctcctcctcctccacagtcAAAACTGCTACGGGATCAGAGGCAGGAGTGATAAGTGGAGGGAAGAGACGCAGTTCTCGCCGAACCCCTAGCACAGGCAGTGCCAAAACACATGCCAGGGTGTTGAGTTTGGACAGTGGTACAGCTGCCTGCCTTAATGATCCCAGCCGCTTAGGAGCTCCTGCCGGTCCTCGGCCCCTTACCACCTCCAAGTCTGACCTGGAAGCCAAAGAGGGGGAAGTTCTGGATGCAGCATCCCTGCTGGGTCGGGCCTCCCAGCTGGAGTCAGTGACCCGCTCCAGGAACAGTTTGCCCAACCAGGCAGCTTTCGCTGAGCCTCAGGATGCTACTGCTGCTTCCCTGCGGG CCCCAGGGAGTGAGGAGACTGTCATATTTCGCCGTGAGCGTAGCACGTTTCGTCGGCAGGCAGTACGGCGGCGTCACAACGCAGGAAGTAACCCCACGCCACCCACCTCTCTCATTGGATCCCCTCTCAG TCTTCAGGAGGCTCTCAGCCAGGCCTCCCAGCCTTCAGCTTCCCAGGTGAAAAGTCAGCCATCAAGAACCCCATCCCAGGTGACCGTGCTGAGCACAAGCACCTCCCTGCTGGCCAGGAATGGAAGTACACACCTGGAGGGTTCTCAGGACAAGGCCTCAACTGTTGGCACTACCAGCTTGCAGGATGACTTTG GAAAGATCACTCCCTCCTTGTATGAGGCTGGTGGGTGTGACATGTCCCTGGTCAATTTTGAACCTGCCACCAGACGAGCTTCAAATAATGTATG GGACACCGACTCCCACCTCTCCAGTTCTACCTCAGTTCGCTTCTACCCTCATGACCTG ATCCGTCTTAACCGTCTGTTGACAATGGACCCAGAGCTGCTGGAGCAGCAGGATGGAGATCTGAGCCCAGAGCTCCAGGATGCACCACTTGGGCAAGAGGACACTGCAAACAATCCAGCTGTGGGAAAAGCCAGACACTACTACCGCTTGTGGCTTCTGCCCTATCTGTGGGTTGGCCTGCACTTTGACCGGCTTACTCTGCTGGCACTGTTTGACAG GAACCGTGAGGTTTTAGAAAATGTGCTGGCAGTCCTCCTTGCTGTCCTAGTGGCCTTTCTGGGTTCAGTGTTGCTGGTCCACGGTTTCTTCACTGACATTTGGGTCCTTCAGTTCTGCCTTGTCATTGCAAGTTGCCAGTATTCCTTACTGAAG AGTGTTCAACCAGACTCCTCTTCCCCACGACAT GGCCATAATCGTATCATAGCATACAGCCGGCCTGTCTACTTCTGCCTGTGCTGTGGCCTCATTTGGCTGCTCCACTACAGTAGTCTGAGGACCACTTCATCACGCTTCACCCTGTATGGAGTTGCACTCACCAGCTCCCTGGTACTCGCCTCTGCCAGGGACCTCGTCATTG TCTTCACTCTGTGTTTTCCCATCATTTTCTTTGTGGGCCTGCTGCCACAAGTCAATACATTCGTCATGTATCTCTTCGAGCAGCTGGATATCCATGTGTTCGGGGGCAATG CATCCACAAGCCTCCTGTCAGCTCTGTACAGTATCCTGCGCAGCATAGTCACCGTCACTCTACTTTACGGCTTCTGCTACGGAGCTCTGAAG GAAACTTGGGAGCCTCATCACATCCCCGTATTATTTTCCGTGTTCTGCGGCCTCTTGGTGGCAGTGTCTTACCACCTCAGCCGGCAAAGCAGTGACCCTTCTGTCCTCAT TTCACTGATACAGTCCAAGATTTTACCCAATTTAAAAGACAAGAATCCAGAAGACCCTCTGTCAGAAGTACAGGACCCCCTACCAGACAAACTGAGGGCCTCGGTG AATGAGCGTCTTCAGTCAGACCTGATTGTCTGTGTGGTTATTGCGGTCCTTTACTTCGCCATCCATGTCAGCACCGTATTCATTGCACTTCAG CCTTTCTTGAGTTATGTTCTGTATGCACTGTTGGGGACAGTGGGGTTACTCACCCACTACCTTCTGCCTCAAGTCCGCAAGCAGCTGCCCTGGTACTGCTTCTCCCACCCCTTACTCAAAACAAAGGAGTACTATCAGTTCGAAGTCAGGG ATGCAGCACATGTGATGTGGTTTGAAAAGCTTCATGTGTGGCTGCTGTTTGTGGAAAAGAATGTACTTTATCCTCTCGTCATCCTTAATGAGCTGAGTGGGAGTGCCAGGGAGCTCGCCAGCCCAAAGAAACTTGACACGGA GGTCGGTGCTCTGATGATCACAGTAGCAGGCCTGAAGCTGCTTCGTTCCTCCTACAGCAGTCCGACCTATCAGTATGTCACAATTCTCTTCACTGTCCTCTTCTTCACCTTTGACTACCGACATCTGTCTGAGACGCTGCTGCTTGACCTCTTCCTCATGTCCATCGTTTTTAGCAAG ATGTGGGAGCTGTTCTACAAGCTGCACTTTGTCTACACCTACATTGCCCCATGGCAGATCACATGGGGGTCAGCCTTCCATGCCTTTGCTCAACCCTTTGCTGTGCCTC ACTCGGCCATGCTATTTGTTCAGGCCATAGTGTCCGCTGTCTTCTCCACACCCCTTAACCCTTTCCTGGGAAGTGCCATCTTCATCACCTCCTATGTCCGCCCAGTCAAGTTTTGGGAGAGAGACTACAA CACTAAAAGAGTGGACCACTCAAACACTCGGCTCGCCCATCAGCTCGACAGAAACCCAG gATCTGATGATAACAATTTGAACTCAATCTTCTATGAGCATCTTACTCGCTCTCTGCAGCACAGCCTGTGTGGGGACCTCCTTCTGGGACGCTGGGGAAACTTCAGCACGGGGGATTGCTTCATCTTGGCCTCAGATTATCTGAACGCTCTTGTGCATCTTATAGAGATCGGCAATGGCCTCGTCACCTTCCAGCTCCGAGGGCTGGAATTCAGAG GCACTTACTGTCAGCAGAGGGAGGTGGAGGCCATCACTGAGGGGGTGGAGGAAGACgagggctgctgctgctgtgaacCAGGCCACCTTCCTCACATCCTGTCCTTTAATGCTGCCTTTGGGCAGCGCTGGCTGGCCTGGGAGGTGCTGGTCACCAAATATGTGTTAGAGGGCTACAGCATCACTGATAACAGCGCCGCCTCCATGCTGCAGGTTTTTGATCTACGACGCATCCTCACAACCTACTATGTCAAG GGTATCATCTACTATGTGATTGCATCCCCCAAACTGGAAGAGTGGCTGGCTAATGAAACCATGAAAGATGGCCTGCGGGGATGCAGTGAGAGAAACTATGTCGACTTGGATCCTACCTTCAACCCCAACATTGATGAAGACTATGATCATCGGCTTGCAGGCATATCCAGGGACAGCTTCTGTGGGGTTTACCTGGGCTGGATCCAGTACTGCAACTCTCGAAGGGCGAAG CCGCTGGACAGTGAGAAAGACTCAGCTCTGGTGTTGCTGTGTTTTGGCCTGTGTGTGCTGGGAAGGAGAGCTCTAGGAACAGCAGCCCACCATATGTCCAG CAATCTGGAGTCCTTCCTTTATGGACTTCATGCATTATTTAAAGGCGATTTCCGCATCTCTTCAGTCAGAGATGAGTGGATCTTTGCAGACATGGAACTGCTCAGGAAAGTAGTGGTGCCTGGAATCCGAATGTCTCTTAAATTACACCAG gaCCACTTCACATCCCCTGATGAGTATGATGAGCCAGCTGTTCTATTTGAGGCCATCTCCTCTCACCAGCAGAACCTGGTCATTGCTCATGAGGGTGACCCAGCCTGGAGGAGTGCAGTGTTGTCCAACTCCCCGTCACTCCTCGCCCTGCGCCATGTTCTCGACGAAGGCACCAATGAATATAAAATTATTATGCTCAATCGACGATACCTCAGCTTCCGTGTCATCAAA GTCAATAAAGAATGTGTCCGAGGCCTCTGGGCAGGCCAGCAGCAGGAGTTGGTGTTCCTGAGAAACAGAAACCCAGAGCGTGGAAGCATTCAGAATGCTAAACAGGCTCTGCGCAACATGATCAATTCTTCTTGCGACCAACCCATTGGATATCCCATCTACGTATCTCCACTGACCACCTCCTACTGCAACTCGCATCCACAGCTCGGGCATATCCTGGGTGGTCCTATCAGCATCGGGAACATCCGCAACTTTGTTGTTAGCACCTGGCACAG ATTACGGAAAGGGTGTGGTGCAGGTTGTAACAGTGGAGGGAACATTGAAGATTCGGATGCGGGGGGGCTGTCATGTGGCAGCGTGAATGGGACGGCAGGTGACTCTCAGCAGAGCTCAGTGTCACAGGGTGGAAATTCAGGACCTACACATCCACACTCATATCCACCACACCCGCTGG GCACCAGTCAGAGTTCTCAGTCGGTTCAGTCGGGTTTGGTACGACACTCTCCCGCTCGAGCCTCTGTGGCCAGTCAGTCATCTTCATACCGCTACAGCAGCAGCCGCCATTCCTCCTTGCGGACCTCCACCACAGGCCTGGAGCCCTGCCGACGCTCCTCCACCAGCCAATTATCTCTGCGCGCCCTCCCCACCACCCTGCAGCTACGGCTGGGCTCCACCTCTGACCCCACCGGCCCCTCCGCCTCCCTATCCAGCCACAGCATCCCTCCCTGCAAACGACACACGTTAGTGGGCCTGCTGGGCAACGACGGTCTGTGCAGCACTGTAACCGATCCCCTCAGCcagcaccaccaccatcatcaccacccaCAACAGCACAACCCTATTATCTCCACAGTGCGCAGAGATGATATCTCCTACAGAGTGCAG ATTGTGGATGTGAGTCAGGTGCTGGAGAACATCAACTTATCAAAGCGGAAGGAGCTGCAGTGGCCTGACGAGACAATGAGACTAAGAGCAGGTCGGACCTGCTGGAGGGACTGGAGCCCCTTAGAGGGCATGGAAGGACAT GTGATTCACCGGTGGGTGCCTTGTAGTCGTGACCCAGCCAATCGCTCCCATATCGACAAGACCATCCTGCTGGTACAGGTGGATGATAAGCTAGTGCCCGTTATTGAGACTGGGGTCATTGAGTTGGGTGCAGAGGTCTGA